In Nostoc sp. GT001, a genomic segment contains:
- a CDS encoding 1-acyl-sn-glycerol-3-phosphate acyltransferase produces MINQRSEKLVNSQIENAPGEGYIFNWFDWFCLWYPPGWLILFNRHWQHYHPDPDGWNWLEYGLFLIPGGFYLALLSRWLRLGFRSPRKEVGEFDPKYQQAFGKEILAPIVKYYFRGELQQVENLPPTGPLILAMNHAGMCFPWDFLTLAYLLSEAKGWVVQPIANTALFEHPWVIWWLPSQWSQVLGGVRAELDDFESAIAQGKILLYAPEGIRGPLKGWRKRYQLEKFNVSFIQLSDRYHIPILPVVCIGSESLHPWAVNFAKLQRLVKLPFLPLSPLMFALVLFPSMGVWAMKTRLRYFIQPLQPAGLDNHSKKERAVAYQQAQQLREKLQLQINQLLGKF; encoded by the coding sequence TTGATTAATCAACGCTCCGAAAAGTTAGTAAACAGTCAAATAGAAAATGCACCAGGTGAAGGCTATATATTTAACTGGTTTGATTGGTTTTGTCTTTGGTATCCTCCAGGGTGGTTAATTTTATTCAATCGCCATTGGCAGCACTATCACCCAGATCCAGATGGTTGGAATTGGCTAGAATATGGATTATTCTTAATTCCTGGCGGATTTTATCTAGCGTTGCTGAGTCGTTGGTTACGTCTGGGTTTTCGTTCACCTCGAAAAGAAGTTGGTGAATTCGATCCTAAATATCAACAAGCTTTTGGCAAAGAAATTCTAGCCCCTATCGTTAAATACTATTTTCGGGGAGAGTTACAACAAGTAGAAAACTTGCCGCCAACAGGGCCATTGATTCTGGCAATGAATCATGCCGGAATGTGTTTTCCTTGGGACTTTTTAACCTTGGCTTATTTATTAAGTGAAGCCAAAGGATGGGTAGTACAACCCATCGCAAATACAGCGTTATTTGAGCATCCTTGGGTGATTTGGTGGCTACCATCTCAATGGTCGCAGGTTTTAGGTGGTGTGCGAGCCGAATTAGATGATTTTGAATCAGCTATTGCCCAAGGTAAAATTCTTTTATATGCACCCGAAGGTATTCGCGGGCCTTTGAAAGGTTGGAGAAAACGCTATCAACTAGAAAAGTTTAATGTGAGCTTTATTCAGTTGAGCGATCGCTATCATATTCCGATTCTGCCAGTAGTTTGCATCGGCAGTGAATCTCTGCATCCTTGGGCTGTTAATTTCGCTAAGTTACAACGATTAGTCAAACTACCATTTTTACCTTTGTCGCCTTTGATGTTTGCCTTAGTTCTGTTTCCCTCAATGGGAGTTTGGGCAATGAAAACTCGTTTGCGTTACTTTATTCAACCTTTGCAACCAGCAGGATTAGATAACCACTCAAAGAAAGAGCGTGCAGTAGCCTATCAACAGGCACAACAATTAAGAGAAAAACTGCAACTTCAAATTAATCAACTTTTGGGTAAATTTTAA
- a CDS encoding helix-turn-helix transcriptional regulator, with the protein MIIKIHPQAGDEWRDICPTLPTMELRKPLKIPDLIRELRQQLHLSQEKFAAKLGVSQRTINRWENGSTVPSQMALKLIEEMLERMGKADKRLANEYLPKSEQREDS; encoded by the coding sequence ATGATTATTAAAATTCATCCTCAAGCTGGAGACGAATGGCGAGACATCTGTCCTACTCTTCCTACTATGGAACTAAGAAAACCACTCAAAATTCCAGATTTGATCCGTGAACTTCGGCAGCAACTCCATCTTTCTCAAGAAAAGTTTGCAGCCAAGTTAGGAGTTTCCCAACGAACAATCAATCGTTGGGAGAACGGATCTACAGTGCCTTCACAGATGGCACTAAAGCTGATTGAAGAAATGTTAGAGAGGATGGGCAAAGCAGATAAAAGATTAGCGAACGAGTATCTCCCAAAATCGGAGCAACGGGAGGACTCTTAA
- a CDS encoding PAS domain S-box protein: MMVKVPEKFLIMRYRFIAFSVMILAVITALLLTKVLLPVFDPSVFTLFYAAVAVSAWYGGMKLGVLAIALSVTTTLYFSIDPVYSFDLLSLKVLVRLTTFSLVSFLITALSSELRTARRKAETSLKLLQNSEMRFSRLAKSNIIGVIVTDMNNGFIIEANDAFLKMLGYTREDFSANQINWHEITPPEYLLLSERSVQEVKTTGVCKPFEKEYICKNGDRISVLLGSVMLGDTQETVIAFVVDLSQQQAALRERKQAEAALQQANQRNTRTLENMSDAFITLDRDWRIIYQNAEAERINGKPRTEVIGKSHWEEWPISLGTNVEHQYRRAMAEQIPVHFEHHYYLPPKYDLWLEIHAYPSEDGLDIFYRDISNRKQIERALRQKEERLKLANERFELAASAVNCLIYDWNIQQDSVERTDGLTRILGYSLLEAEATGNWWSELIHPEDLPSVQEAILALVNSDRYAAEYRIRNKNNQYIYVLDQGIVVQRDADGNPLRLVGSTTDISKRKHAEKAVQASEERLRSFVKANIVGILFGDVNGSITEANDEFLRIVGYTQEDIQAGRLSWADITPFEYQYLDELAIAEAIAKGTCTPYEKEFIRKDGSSVPVIIGYSLLGESRHKSVAFILDISDLKQVKKALSQSQEQFQAFMDNIPAAAWITNADGRVLYLSPTYFSTFNVPINKAINKNIFDLYPVQIAQPLLDNIRIVAETNQVIQTIESVPRTDGTLGEFLVYKFPIANASGQCLVGGVAIDITERERALRERQLAEQALQERSERLKLLSETTSDLLSTERPLDLMNSLFSKLSAQMDLHCYFHYLIETRENKQKLRLVAWNGISDEVFKAIEYLEFDEGICGLVVQERRQIVVNNVPHSTHPHANILHALGITAYAGQPLIAQGKLLGVLSFASRTRTNFTSGEIALLQATSDQVAVALERAQLMASLQRRKEELIQANRIKDEFLAVLSHELRTPLNPILGWSKLLQTKKYDEATTTRALETIERNAKLQTQLIEDLLDVSRILQGKLSLNIAPVNLETAIAAAIETVRLAAEAKSIDLRFTISDFDAGTQSFSVGHYANDKAQEPSNDLGLDNSQINLDSIDFNKQLNNLKYQTSNSKFLVRGDSSRLQQVIWNLVSNAIKFTPQGGKIEISLESVGSQVQLRVSDTGKGISPDFLPFVFDYFRQADGATTRKFGGLGLGLAIVRHIVELHGGTVQAESLGEEQGATFTVMLPLIEVDLNSHQIASQTDDLPNFKGLKVLLVDDERDTRELIAFILEQSGAVVIQAASAMEALRIMPQFQPNLLLSDIGMPEIDGYMLIRKIRAMSSEQGGEIPAIALTAYAGEVDYQQAIAAGFGQHITKPVEPAKLLRAIANLIYSCSNC, from the coding sequence ATGATGGTGAAAGTACCTGAAAAATTTTTGATAATGCGTTATCGGTTCATAGCTTTTAGTGTGATGATTTTGGCAGTGATAACGGCGCTGCTGTTGACAAAAGTCTTACTGCCAGTTTTTGATCCGAGCGTATTTACATTATTTTATGCTGCTGTGGCAGTCAGCGCTTGGTATGGCGGTATGAAACTGGGAGTGCTAGCGATCGCTTTATCTGTTACAACTACACTCTATTTCTCGATCGATCCAGTCTACTCCTTCGATTTACTCAGCCTGAAAGTCCTGGTACGATTAACCACATTCTCACTAGTATCCTTCTTAATTACTGCGCTTTCTTCAGAGTTGCGAACTGCTAGACGCAAAGCAGAGACAAGCCTCAAGTTGTTGCAAAATAGCGAAATGCGGTTTAGCCGACTGGCAAAATCCAACATCATTGGGGTAATCGTAACTGATATGAACAACGGCTTTATTATCGAAGCCAATGATGCTTTTCTGAAAATGCTCGGCTATACGCGAGAAGATTTCTCGGCTAACCAAATAAACTGGCACGAAATTACCCCACCTGAGTATCTTCTTTTGAGCGAACGTTCTGTGCAAGAAGTAAAAACTACTGGAGTATGTAAGCCTTTTGAAAAAGAATACATTTGTAAAAATGGCGATCGCATTTCCGTTCTGCTCGGTTCTGTGATGCTGGGAGACACTCAAGAAACGGTCATTGCCTTTGTTGTTGATTTGAGCCAACAGCAAGCTGCGCTACGCGAACGCAAACAAGCAGAAGCGGCATTACAGCAAGCTAATCAGCGGAATACACGCACTCTAGAAAACATGAGTGATGCATTTATTACTCTAGACCGAGACTGGCGAATCATCTACCAAAATGCCGAAGCAGAGCGAATTAACGGTAAACCCCGGACAGAGGTCATTGGTAAGTCACACTGGGAGGAGTGGCCTATATCATTAGGTACGAATGTAGAGCATCAGTACCGACGGGCGATGGCAGAGCAAATTCCCGTCCATTTCGAGCATCACTACTACTTACCACCCAAATATGACTTGTGGCTGGAGATTCACGCCTACCCTAGTGAAGATGGTCTTGACATTTTCTATCGCGACATCAGCAATCGCAAACAAATAGAACGAGCTTTGCGACAGAAAGAGGAACGTCTGAAGTTAGCAAACGAGCGGTTTGAGTTAGCAGCATCTGCGGTAAACTGTCTGATTTATGACTGGAATATCCAACAGGATAGCGTTGAAAGAACTGATGGGTTAACCCGAATTTTGGGCTATTCCCTCCTAGAAGCTGAAGCAACTGGTAATTGGTGGTCTGAGCTTATCCATCCAGAGGATTTGCCAAGCGTACAAGAGGCGATACTTGCATTGGTAAATAGCGATCGCTATGCTGCCGAATACCGAATTCGCAACAAAAACAATCAGTATATCTATGTATTAGATCAAGGGATAGTGGTACAACGGGATGCAGATGGAAACCCGTTACGTTTAGTTGGCAGCACTACAGATATTAGCAAACGCAAACATGCAGAGAAGGCAGTCCAAGCAAGTGAGGAACGGCTCAGGAGTTTTGTGAAAGCGAATATAGTTGGCATTCTCTTTGGTGATGTGAATGGTAGCATCACTGAAGCCAACGACGAGTTTTTGCGAATTGTCGGCTATACCCAAGAGGATATCCAAGCAGGTAGATTAAGCTGGGCTGATATCACGCCATTTGAGTATCAATATTTAGATGAGCTGGCCATTGCCGAAGCAATAGCGAAGGGAACCTGTACTCCTTATGAGAAGGAATTTATTCGCAAAGATGGTTCCAGCGTCCCAGTTATAATTGGCTACTCCCTTTTAGGAGAATCTCGGCATAAATCAGTCGCATTCATTCTGGATATTAGCGATCTCAAACAAGTTAAAAAAGCGCTGAGTCAGAGTCAAGAGCAATTTCAAGCTTTTATGGACAATATTCCCGCCGCCGCATGGATTACAAATGCAGACGGACGTGTACTTTACCTAAGTCCAACTTATTTCAGCACATTCAATGTGCCAATAAATAAGGCGATCAATAAAAACATTTTTGACCTATACCCAGTCCAAATCGCTCAACCCCTCCTCGATAACATTAGAATAGTTGCCGAAACTAATCAGGTGATTCAAACGATTGAGTCTGTCCCACGCACAGATGGCACCCTTGGCGAATTTTTGGTCTATAAGTTTCCCATTGCCAATGCGTCTGGTCAATGCCTGGTAGGAGGGGTTGCAATTGACATTACCGAACGCGAACGTGCCCTTCGCGAACGACAGCTTGCAGAACAAGCCTTACAAGAACGCAGTGAAAGACTTAAACTGCTTTCGGAAACAACCAGCGATTTGCTTTCAACCGAGCGCCCCTTGGATCTAATGAACAGCTTGTTTAGCAAACTCTCGGCGCAAATGGATTTGCATTGTTACTTTCACTATTTAATCGAGACACGCGAAAATAAGCAGAAACTCCGGTTAGTAGCTTGGAACGGTATTAGTGATGAAGTATTTAAAGCAATTGAATACCTAGAATTTGATGAAGGGATATGCGGACTAGTGGTGCAAGAACGCCGTCAAATCGTCGTCAATAATGTGCCGCACTCTACCCATCCCCATGCCAACATCCTCCATGCTTTAGGAATTACAGCCTATGCAGGTCAACCGTTAATTGCTCAGGGAAAGCTGCTTGGTGTCCTCTCTTTTGCCAGTCGCACCCGTACCAATTTCACTTCTGGGGAAATAGCTCTATTACAAGCAACTTCCGATCAGGTGGCGGTTGCTCTGGAACGCGCTCAGTTAATGGCTTCGTTACAGCGCCGGAAAGAAGAATTAATCCAAGCTAATCGAATCAAAGATGAGTTTTTGGCGGTGCTTTCCCACGAACTTCGCACGCCACTAAACCCGATTTTGGGATGGTCGAAATTACTACAAACGAAAAAGTATGATGAAGCAACCACTACTCGCGCTCTCGAAACCATTGAGCGCAATGCCAAGCTACAAACCCAATTAATCGAAGATTTACTGGATGTCTCTCGCATTCTTCAAGGTAAGCTGAGTCTGAATATTGCTCCTGTAAATCTAGAAACTGCGATCGCCGCAGCAATAGAAACTGTACGTCTAGCCGCTGAAGCCAAATCGATCGATTTGCGATTTACGATTTCAGACTTCGACGCGGGTACTCAGTCTTTCTCTGTGGGACACTACGCGAACGACAAGGCTCAGGAACCATCGAACGATTTGGGATTAGACAATTCTCAAATAAATTTAGACTCAATCGATTTTAATAAGCAACTTAACAATTTAAAATACCAAACTTCAAATTCTAAATTTTTAGTCAGAGGTGATTCCAGTCGCTTGCAGCAAGTCATCTGGAATCTAGTTTCCAATGCTATTAAGTTTACACCCCAGGGTGGAAAGATAGAAATCAGTTTAGAGTCTGTTGGTTCTCAAGTTCAATTGCGAGTCAGTGATACAGGTAAGGGAATTAGCCCTGACTTTTTACCATTCGTCTTTGACTACTTTCGACAAGCTGATGGCGCAACCACTAGAAAATTCGGCGGACTGGGCTTAGGATTAGCTATTGTTCGTCACATTGTCGAGCTACATGGCGGCACAGTTCAAGCAGAAAGTTTGGGTGAAGAACAGGGAGCAACCTTTACAGTCATGCTACCGTTAATCGAGGTCGATCTAAATAGCCATCAGATTGCCTCTCAAACCGATGATTTGCCCAATTTCAAAGGGTTGAAAGTTCTGCTTGTGGATGATGAGCGAGATACACGAGAGTTAATTGCCTTCATTTTGGAGCAGTCTGGCGCGGTAGTAATCCAGGCTGCATCTGCAATGGAAGCACTACGAATTATGCCTCAGTTCCAGCCAAATCTGCTGTTGAGCGACATTGGAATGCCAGAAATAGACGGCTATATGCTGATTCGTAAAATTAGAGCTATGTCATCAGAACAAGGAGGGGAAATTCCCGCGATCGCCCTTACAGCTTATGCTGGTGAGGTTGATTATCAACAGGCAATTGCCGCTGGATTTGGGCAGCATATCACCAAACCAGTGGAGCCAGCTAAATTACTTCGTGCGATCGCTAACCTAATTTATAGTTGTAGCAATTGTTGA